The following is a genomic window from Argopecten irradians isolate NY unplaced genomic scaffold, Ai_NY scaffold_0885, whole genome shotgun sequence.
aatgttgaagtTATATTCTAATGAATGGCGATTGGGGTAAAAAAGTCCCCTGAATTAAAAGcctaaaaacaaaaaacctaCTAGAGAGAGTAGCCCAACTTAAAAGTAATGTGAATAGGAGCAAGATAATTAAAATTGTGCtagtaaaaacaaagaaaaagaaaataacatgtACAAGAAGATcacgtatatatacatagagagaTATGGGGGAAACAAACCAAGGTGCAGCTGGGGATGGCGGGTGGGTAAGGCAATCTTTTTGTGGACTGACCACTTCAGCAAAAGACTGGAAACTGAAGCTGACCAATACTCACACCCCTCTAGGACGTAATTGCCGATTGGTCAATTACTCTAAACCCCTGCTCATTTGCATACAAGATACACACATACCATCGGCTAAAATACAGCTTGATAAACTAATGACTATCTGACTAATTACAACCTACATGATCACATGCTACATTAAAACTTCAAAtgcaaatgtaaaatataattcatGCAAATAAAACTTAAGCAAGAAGAAAGAATGGCTGACACAAAAGTTATGcataaacaaaaatttaattaaaattaaattatcattttatgcaTAACACAAAGAACCAGATAAGACTTAAGATATTTATTAAGATAGCCCGAAGACTATAAACCacaaatgatacaaaataatattaaaaacttTGGCGTATATGGGGGCTACTCACTCAGTACAAACATAGAAAACTAACGCAGTACACAAACTTAACTCTGCTTATGAACAGAGAAGCAAGGTGCGTACCAAGATAGTAGCTTGACTCTGATCTAAGAGAATAAAATAGCTAGACTCGATAAACCCTATAGAAGCAGAAATAGACTCGTTAAATCAGAGAAGCAATAGCAAGATAAGACTGCCGCATGCATCTGTGAGAAACCACTTGACTCAGAAGATTGACTCTTACTTAAAGAAGTGATTTGACTCCAGACTACAAGCGATAACTGTGAGAAACCACTTGACTCAGAAGATTGACTCTTACTTAAAGAAGTGGTTTGACTCCAGACTACAAGCGCTAACTGTGAGAAACCACTTGACTCAGAAGATTGACTCTTACTTAAAGAAGTGGTTTGACTCCAGACTGCCTAGGGCATGCAATTACTTAACTAATACAAATagttaaataaatgttgaagtTATATTCTAATAAATGGCGATTGGGGTAAAAAATTCCCCTGAATTTAAAAAGCCAAAAATGAACGAATGGTTGTATGAGTGAGAACCCCAAAgccatatacaaaatataagtataaaaagaaaaacaaataccaACTATATTTGTTTTGAGAAGATACAGATAATATTAAAAAGACATATTATCCTGAGCAGTTTTAATGGAAATAGGATCGATATGAATATAACGAGTATAGCAATCTGAAGACCACCGACCTAAAGATTGAATTAAATGATCTTGAACTCCTGCAGCAGCTGCGGATGAGGCTGCGCCAATCCTGAAGGAATGGCCATTAAAATTTGAACTATCAACACCTATACGAGAAAGGATATCGTTGAGATATCCAAGGAAAGTATGTCGTAACAAAGGTTTGGAGGTGAATTCCATGTTAACAAACAAGGGAGACAACGGGGAAGCACCTTGTCTCTGACGATAACTCAAATACTCAAGCATAGAATGCACAGGGTGCAAAACTTCATTATCAAAAATCTTAATAGCTACACCCTTACCAAAGGGGTCTGATTTTGATGAACGTAATAATAGAGTGAACCAAGATTTGTCGTCAGagatgatgacgtcacaaacgCGTAAATATACTTTTTCACTGTTTTTCCTACAAGTAAATTCACCACATCTTAAAAAACCATAAAAAGCTGTCTGAAAAATACAACGCAACATCAAATCTATAAATGGCGAAAACAAGCCGCCGTCACATAAAAGCATTTGGCACAAATGCTGTAGCAATTTAAAGGTAATAGGCAATCTGGTAGCAGAGTCATTAGTTTGAGATTTCTTGATACCGCGCAAGATGTAACTCAAGCGCAAGGTGTTAGCAAGTGGATCGCCATGATTGTCCTTAATGTAGAAAAAACGAATACCTGAAAGGTACAATTTAATAGTATCAAACTTCAAACGAAGATGCTTTTGGCAATAAGTCACAAATAAAATCAGTGTGTCTTCGTTGATACTAGGGAGGGTATTCTTTGCGCACTGAATACCACGCATGAGAAGGAAAGTTAGTAGACAGTTCAACCCTGACTTGTAAGTAGATTGAGTCTTGTCACTTATAGCGATGTTCCAAAGACCATCGACTGCACTGTTCAGTTCATCATCAGAGAAGACACATGAAGACACGGTACTGGGAGTAGATCTGCATGCGGCGCCAAATTCCTGAATCTGTCCATCTGAAAACGAGATATAGCGTCAGCAATGTCATTTTGTTTTCCAGGAATATGCATGGCATGAACAATGAAATTGTGAACAGCTGAATGGTAAGTCAACCTGCGCATAAGTTTCATGATGGTGGGCACTTTAGATCTACCTTTTGTAATTATTTCAACTGTAGCTTGATTGTCACAATGAAATAGAATTCTTTTCCTATTCCAGAGATGTCCCCAAAGCACACACGCCATGACAATGGGATAAAGTTCATATAAAGCCATAGAAATGTCTCTAATTTTCAGCTCAATGGGGAAGTAACCCTGAAACCACTTGTTACAAAGAATGCCACCGAACCCATCAGTGGTAGCATCTGTATAAAGATGCAGATCAGCAGCTAGGGTGATTCGATCATCCAGGAAGAACGAAGTACCATTCCATTGTTTTAAGAATTCTGACCACATGTTTAAATCTGAGCGACATGCATTGGTAATTTTAATACGGTAATAAAGTTCGCGCACAGAAGTAGATAGTGATATAAGATGTGAAACAAAGGAGCGACCAGGCCGGACGCATCGACTAGCAAAGTTCATGTGACCCAGGAGACTAAGAAGCTCGCGTTTTGTACAAGATTTCTTGTCTTTAAAAGAATCCACAATCTCTATAATACGCTCAACCTTTTCCTGAGGGAGACGCGATTCGCATAGAACAGTGTCTAAGAAAACTCCCAGGTATTCAAGCGAAGTACAAGGTCCCACAGTTTTATGGGCACCTAACGGTATATTCAAATTCTTGAACATCGAAATGAAACGTTTCATAGTTTCTGTTGCTTGAACGTGGCGTGGCTCTATCACAAGAAAATCATCTAGGAGGTGTAGAATATTATTTATCCCATAATTGTTCTTAGCTATCCAGACTACAGCTTGAGAGAGGCCGTCAAACAATTTCGGACTTGATCGACTACCGAAGACAAGTCTAGTGAAAAAGAAAAACTGTCCATTCCATTGAATCCCATGATAGGGCCAAAGGTCTTGTTTAATCGGTAAAAGTTTGAACGCATCCGTGATATCTGTTTTCATCAACCAAGAATCAGGGCCACACTTTTTGATCATAGCGATAGCGTCGTCGACTGTAACGTACTTTAAGGAACACATAATCTTGTCAATTAAACTATTTAGGCTCGGGTTGTCAGGGTCCTGATGCGGTGCTGATAAATCCACGATTAAACGTTTTTTCTTTGAATACTTGTGTTCAGCTAGACCGATGGGATTGATCCTGTACCTCGAGAAAGGGATGGAATCGAAAGGTCCGAGCAAATATCCTTTATCCATTTCTTTTTTCAGTAAAAGAGTAACACTGCTAGGGTCTTTAGTAGCTGATCTCAGATTTTTACAAACAATGTTATTAGAAGGTAATGACTCAAGACCTGTGTCGAAACCATTTACCAAACCACTTAAAAGATGATCAACGAAAGCTTTATCTGGATGGTTAGTCAACTCGGTTTCTAAGGCTCTGATGTCAATAGGAGTAGAAACCCCACTGTGTGAAGGAGATGTTATCTTTTCTTCTTTTGAATCTGGCTGCTGTCTAAAGGGCAGGCGGGTTTAGGGTGATTTTCCTTACATGTCAAACATACATGTGAGAAAGTGCATAAATTTGAATTACAACCAAATTTCCCATTGAAGTTGTTACATATTTCCCGTCCTTCATGTATTAATCGAGGGCGGCCCTTAGAATCAAGAGTTGAGCTCTTGGACGACTTAGCTGATGGATTGAATGAAGGCTTTGACACCATCTTATCCGTAGATGACAATGGGCAAAAGTTTGTAGTATGCAATGTGCTGAGGCACAAATTACACGAGGCAGGAACCTGATTCGCGAAGATGTTGCAGAAAAGTGTGTTATCACGCACTGACCAGTCTATTTTCTTGTTGTTGTACCTTAAATGTGAGGCTGCTCTTAAGGAAAATTGGCGATGGTATTCGTAGAACGCCGATGAACTGTATCTGGTACCCATGTCTACAATGTCTCTTTCATATAAGTCGAGCTCAACGCGTCGGTGAGGGTGTACTGAACACATTACTTGTTTGAAAATACCGAAGGCCAGTATAAATTCACTCAAAGATAGAGTCCTATTAAGGCGAGCATCGGATTTGTCGTTGTTGACACTACTCTGATCACTTTGCCCTGTGAAATATGGTATCAGGAGGGCAGCGAGATTAACGTCTCTGCCTGAAATGATTTTGTTGACGTAGTGAAGGCGATACGGTTTCTACTAGGGGTAATGATTCTGAAGTATAACCAAAACGAGAGCGAGTAAAAGTAGGCTCACCTTCTGCAGTAGACTCTCGTATGAAACTACGATAAGCCGAGTCTAGCGTGAATTCTGTAGTTGGTACAACCTCACTTGGCCTAACAATAGGACCATCTCTCGCTGCTTGTCAGGTCCCCGTAGCTGTGGCAGCAGGTGGATTGTTGGTAGTAACCCTGTTGATTTGGTTTTCTAGCCGAGTATACCCATCTTGTAGTGTGGCGACACTCTCGGATAAAGTTGAGACCATGTTGATTAATCTATCTGTCGCTTCACTTCcggcctgtcggccatgttGTCCCGATGCATCATGGGATGCCGCACCTTGACTTGGTAAATTATGGGATGTAGGTCTAGCCTCGTTTCCCCTGGCTATTTTTAGTTTACGTACTAGCACCATACGTTTGTCATTGTTCCTAAATTCCACATTGTTTTTTCGCAATTCTTCGCGTAGACGTGTTAAAGtccaattttcaattaaatctgGATCGTAAGGAGCGGGCCGAGAGTTCTGTCGTCGCTTGGGCGCCATGATGCCTTACgcaatgtttacaaacaaaacacacacacacacgatGACCTTCCAACTCGGAAGTAGAAGTAGTTCGATTTCTCTAAGTTGTTCGGTGGTAAAGATTTGCTAACTGATCGTCACACTGGCATCTTAGTATAAATGTCCCACAAAAAATCCTGTTGATTCAAGCATGACATAATATCCCTGACGAACTCCCGATCGTGAGAACAAAGGAATGGAACTTCTGTAGTGAAAAGTAATTCCCCTGGACTTCGTAACGCAGATTTTTCTCTTGCAAACTATTACTCCGTAGTCCGTAAATTGGCACTGCTCGTAAACATGAGTTTGTCTTCAAAGATTTAGAGTTTGATGAGAGAATATAAGGCAATCTTTTTGTGGACTGACCACTTCAGCAAAAGACTGGAAACTGAAGCTGACCAATACTCACACCCCTCTAGGACGTAATTGCCGATTGGTCAATTACTCTAAACCCCTGCTCATTTGCATACAAGATACACACATACCATCGGCTAAAATACAGCTTGATAAACTAATGACTATCTGACTAATTACAACCTACATGATCACATGCTACATTAAAACTTCAAAtgcaaatgtaaaatataattcatGCAAATAAAACTTAAGCAAGAAGAAAGAATGGCTGACACAAAAGTTATGcataaacaaaaatttaattaaaattaaattatcatttactctaagagcaagggacagggttcgacacttcggcatacaagatgttcgaccaaaatgtgtaatggcggccagcgagcgagtttgaacatttcatacgcatttcaccaccatgggcttttctggcatatcacagtaaaaccgactgatctaatttccattagaactgggtatTTTCCgttatatgtacaaattttaatgttctcttagactgaattgtccctttaagttcattaattatttcactaggacgaattaaacaggaaccagtggtcaaaatgccgatttttgcCTGCTTGACCtaaaaaatatcacctttaaTGAATTTTCGTAGCTGACATGATTAAttcaatcgatagatcacgctgAGATTAacttacattcaaaatttcagcaaaatgtATCGGTTAGTTTCCTTATTacccaaatcgcgaaaataagcgggttgataggtttatttagccgtgttaacatttcgttctagaacgaaaactctgttataacagtTTTCGTTCtatctcttcatttcatatttaatttcatatcagTAGTTTCTAtttcatatcta
Proteins encoded in this region:
- the LOC138313751 gene encoding uncharacterized protein — encoded protein: MGTRYSSSAFYEYHRQFSLRAASHLRQQPDSKEEKITSPSHSGVSTPIDIRALETELTNHPDKAFVDHLLSGLVNGFDTGLESLPSNNIVCKNLRSATKDPSSVTLLLKKEMDKGYLLGPFDSIPFSRYRINPIGLAEHKYSKKKRLIVDLSAPHQDPDNPSLNSLIDKIMCSLKYVTVDDAIAMIKKCGPDSWLMKTDITDAFKLLPIKQDLWPYHGIQWNGQFFFFTRLVFGSRSSPKLFDGLSQAVVWIAKNNYGINNILHLLDDFLVIEPRHVQATETMKRFISMFKNLNIPLGAHKTVGPCTSLEYLGVFLDTVLCESRLPQEKVERIIEIVDSFKDKKSCTKRELLSLLGHMNFASRCVRPGRSFVSHLISLSTSVRELYYRIKITNACRSDLNMWSEFLKQWNGTSFFLDDRITLAADLHLYTDATTDGFGGILCNKWFQGYFPIELKIRDISMALYELYPIVMACVLWGHLWNRKRILFHCDNQATVEIITKDGQIQEFGAACRSTPSTVSSCVFSDDELNSAVDGLWNIAISDKTQSTYKKNSEKVYLRVCDVIISDDKSWFTLLLRSSKSDPF